The genomic region TGCCCTCAAGCAAGTGCGCTACAAAACCGCACTGCCACTACCGGCCAACGGCATCAATCTCGGTTAATACACCCTGTTCATAAACAACACAGCTCAACTGTGGGAGCCGGGCTTGCCCGCGATGGCGGAGTATCAGTCACCAGATGCGCTGTCTGACACACCGCTATCGCAGGCAAGCCAGCTCCCCCAATTGGCAGTGCATTTCAAAGCTGGTTGAGCGGAATCTTCAGATACACCACACCGTTGGCTTCGGCCGGCGGCATCACCCCGGCCCGCACATTCACCTGGATCGCCGGCAACAACAGCGTCGGCATGCCCAACCCGGCATCCCGAGTGGTGCGCATCTCGACAAACGCCGCCTCATCCACCCCGTCATGCACATGAATATTGCCTGCCCGCTGTTCAGCCACTGTGGTCAGGCACTTGGCGGCGCGTCCTTCAGGCGGATAGTCATGGCACACGTACAACCGGGTCTGCGGCGGGAACGCCAACAACTTGCGCATCGACGCGTATAACTGGCGCGCATCGCCACCGGGGAAATCGCAGCGCGCCGTGCCCACATCCGGCATGAACAGCGTGTCGCCCACCAGAATCAACTGGTCATCAATCAGGTAAGCCATGTCCGCCGGTGTATGCCCCGGCACATGCAGCGCCTGGGCCTTCAGGTTGCCGATGTGAAACACCTCATCCGGCGCAAACAGATGGTCGAACTGCGACCCGTCCACCCGAAACTCCGGTTCCAGGTTGAACAGGTTCTTGAACACCCCCTGCACCTTGCTGATGGACTCGCCAATCGCGATCTTGCCCCCCAACTGCCGACGCAAATACGGCGCCGCCGACAAGTGATCCGCATGGGCATGGGTTTCGAGCAACCACTGCACCTGTAAGCCATGCTCGCGCACAAACGCGACCACCTTGTCCGCCTGGTCGGTACCGGTGCGTCCGGAGGCCGGGTCGTAATTGAGCACCGAATCAACGATGGCGCACGGGCCACCGTCCGTTTCATAGACGACGTAGGTGTAGGTCGACGACGCCTCGTCCAGAAAGGATTGAATCAACGCTGGCATGACGGTTGTCCCAAATAAGTAGTTACAATCACTTTACGTTTACACATAATGTTTTGAGCTTAAGTGACAGAGAGAGCCACACGCAAATGGAATCGAACCTGAGTGAAGGCGAAGTCGCGCAATTGCGTGCCTCCGCGTCCAAGGCCTGCGCCTTGCTCAAGGCCCTGGCCAATGAAGACCGGCTGTTGATTCTCTGCCAGTTGACCCAGGGCGAGCGCAACGTTGGCGAGCTGGAAACCATGACCGGTGTGCGTCAACCAACGCTGTCTCAACAGTTGGGCATCCTGCGGGACGAAGGGTTGGTGGCCACCCGTCGGGAAGGCAAATACATTTTCTACGGGCTTGCCAGCCACGAAGTGATTCAAGTGATGAAGACGCTGTCCGGGCTGTATTGCGGCGCCGTGATAAAAAGCTGGGCGTGACGCCGTACGGCAACGACCCTTGTGTGCACTTTTAAAAGAAAGGCCATAGACCATGAACGACCAACACTGGGGACCTACCATCAGTGGCGATATCGTTGTCATCGGTGGCGGCTCGGCAGGCATCGGCCTGCTGGCCAGCCTGCTCAAGCGCGACCCGCACCTGAATATCATCCTGATCGAACCCAGCGACCACCACTACTACCAGCCGGCCTGGACCTTGGTGGGCGGCGGCGCCTATGACGTCAAAAAGACCGTGCGCCCCATGGCCGACGTGCTGCCCAACGGCGTCACCTGGATCCAGGCGGCCGTCAGCGAATTACTGCCCGACGAGCACACCCTGGTGCTCGACAGCGCCCAGCGAGTGACCTGGAAAAACCTGATTGTGTGCCCGGGCCTGCGCCTGGCCTGGGAAAAGATCGAAGGCCTGCAAGAGACCCTCGGCCAGCATGGCGTAACGTCCAACTACAGCTACGAGCACGCCGCCTACACCTGGCAGCTGGTGCAGCAACTCAAAAATGGCAAGGCGCTGTTCACCCAGCCGGCCATGCCGATCAAATGTGCCGGCGCCCCGCAAAAAGCCATGTACCTGTCATGCGATCACTGGCTCCGGCAGGGTGACCTGAAAAACATCAAGGTCGAATTCAACCTGGCCGGTGCCGCCTTGTTTGGCGTGGCCACCTTCGTCCCGCCGCTGATGAAGTACGTTGAAAAGTACGCCGCACAACTGGCGTTCAACTCCAACCTGATCAAGGTCGACGGCCCCGCGCGCAAGGCCTGGTTCGAGATCAAGGACGCCGAAGGCAATGTGCGCGTCGAA from Pseudomonas yamanorum harbors:
- a CDS encoding MBL fold metallo-hydrolase, with product MPALIQSFLDEASSTYTYVVYETDGGPCAIVDSVLNYDPASGRTGTDQADKVVAFVREHGLQVQWLLETHAHADHLSAAPYLRRQLGGKIAIGESISKVQGVFKNLFNLEPEFRVDGSQFDHLFAPDEVFHIGNLKAQALHVPGHTPADMAYLIDDQLILVGDTLFMPDVGTARCDFPGGDARQLYASMRKLLAFPPQTRLYVCHDYPPEGRAAKCLTTVAEQRAGNIHVHDGVDEAAFVEMRTTRDAGLGMPTLLLPAIQVNVRAGVMPPAEANGVVYLKIPLNQL
- a CDS encoding ArsR/SmtB family transcription factor; the encoded protein is MESNLSEGEVAQLRASASKACALLKALANEDRLLILCQLTQGERNVGELETMTGVRQPTLSQQLGILRDEGLVATRREGKYIFYGLASHEVIQVMKTLSGLYCGAVIKSWA
- a CDS encoding FAD/NAD(P)-binding oxidoreductase codes for the protein MNDQHWGPTISGDIVVIGGGSAGIGLLASLLKRDPHLNIILIEPSDHHYYQPAWTLVGGGAYDVKKTVRPMADVLPNGVTWIQAAVSELLPDEHTLVLDSAQRVTWKNLIVCPGLRLAWEKIEGLQETLGQHGVTSNYSYEHAAYTWQLVQQLKNGKALFTQPAMPIKCAGAPQKAMYLSCDHWLRQGDLKNIKVEFNLAGAALFGVATFVPPLMKYVEKYAAQLAFNSNLIKVDGPARKAWFEIKDAEGNVRVEEKTFDLLHVVPPQVAPDFIRNSPLADAAGWCEVNPHSLQHLRYPHIFGLGDVCSTTNAKTAAAVRKQIVVVAENLLALRKQAPLPLKYDGYGSCPLTVEKGKVVLAEFGYGGKLLPTFPLDPTVARRSAWFLKASFLPWFYWNGMLKGREWLTRLAKVD